The following is a genomic window from Sutcliffiella horikoshii.
CGAATGGCTTGCTTGCTAATGACTTTGATATGCTGCACAAAGATTTGTGGCTAGAGCAGGACAGCTATGAAAAAGCGCACCGTGTGTTGTTAGAGCAAGCTTGTGAGACTGCTCTGACGAAGGCGGAATTGGCATTGTCTGATGTGCAGTTTCTATTGGCCGGCGACTTAATTAATCAGATGACGCCATCTAATTTTGCGGCTGAGGCTCTGGAAGTACCGTACCTTGGTGTGTTCGGAGCGTGCTCGACTTCTATGGAAGGATTGGCGCTGGCTAGCTTCCTGGTGAACTATGGCGGAGCAAAGTACTGTTTAACAGGAGCTTCAAGTCATAATGCGGCTGTAGAGAAGCAATTCCGTTATCCAACAGAATATGGCGGCCAGAAGCCTCCGACGGCACAATGGACCGTCACAGGCGCGGGTGTGGGGCTTGTAAGCAGTGTTGGTATAGGGCCGCATGTCACTTCTGCTACGATTGGCAAAGTCATTAATATGGGACTTGCGGATCCGTTCAATATGGGTGGTGCGATGGCTCCTGCTGCGGTGGACACGATAGAAGCCCATTTTAAAGATACTGGCAGGGATCCATCCTATTATGATCTGATTGCAACAGGTGACCTTGGACAAATTGGTCGAGAGGTTTCGCTTGAATTGTTGAGGGAAAAAGGGTTACAGATAACTGACGCGCAGTATCAGGATTGTGGGTTGATGATTTATGATGAGGGCCAACCGGTTTTAGCAGGTGGAAGTGGAGCGGGTTGCTCGGCTGTGGTTTTATATGGCCATCTGTTGAATGAGATGAAAAAAGGGACATATAAGCGGATTTTGCTAGTTGCTACTGGCGCATTGTTATCTCCAGTTTCCTTTCAACAGAAGGAATCTATCCCATGTATTGCTCATGCAGTGTCCATTGAGATGGGGATGGGGGGTGTCAGCTGATGTTGTTATCGTTTTTTTGGGCATTTGTTGTAGGTGGACTTATTTGTGTGATCGGACAAATTATGTTTGATGTGTTCAAACTAACTCCCGCACATACGTTGAGTACGTTGGTGGTGGCAGGAGCAGTAATGGATGGTCTAGGGTTGTATGAACCGTTTATTGCTTTTGCGGGGGCAGGTGCAACGGTTCCCATTACAAGCTTTGGGAATTCTTTGGTGCATGGTGCTTTGGAAGAGGCTGAGAAACACGGGCTTGTCGGAGTGTTGACAGGGATGTTTGAAGTGACAAGCTCAGGTATTTCAGCAGCAATCGTGTTCGGTTTCATCGGGGCACTGCTGTTTAAACCGAAAGGATAAGGAGGCTGCGTTTTAGATGGATGAAAAAATGATGCTTACTTATAACAGGGCAAGTCTGAATATGATTCGAAACAACCTTCACGTGTATGCGATGGAAGCGAGTGACCCGGTTGCCCAAAACACCTACCACGAATCGATGATGAAAATTGACGATCTTCTTGCTAACATTGATAAAAAGATAAACGAAATTTAAAGAAATTAGGAACGAGTGACGGGGAGGAGTTTGTGGTGCCGCAGTGGATAGAGGTTGCTATTAGGTCATTTGCGATTATTATTGGGTTGTTTTTGATTACGAAGCTTTTAGGAAAGAAGCAGCTGTCAAAGCTGTCTTTTTTTGAGTATATCGTTGGTATCACAGTGGGGGATATTGCCGGGACATTGTCGATGGATCGGGAATTGGATTTGAAGAACGGTATTACTAGTATTTTAATCTGGTCCCTTTTTCCGCTTGTGACTTCACAAATTTCCCTTCGATACAAAGGGTTCCGAGATTTCGTGGAGGGTAACTCAACCGTGTTTGTGCGAGAGGGAAAGATTCTGGAAGGGAACTTAAAGAAAGAAAAGTACACGATAGATGAATTTCTTGAGCAATTGCGTAAGAAAGATATATTTTCAGTAGAAGATATCGAATTTGCCAC
Proteins encoded in this region:
- the spoVAD gene encoding stage V sporulation protein AD translates to MLQGKQSWVFANKPVITSSAAIGGPFEANGLLANDFDMLHKDLWLEQDSYEKAHRVLLEQACETALTKAELALSDVQFLLAGDLINQMTPSNFAAEALEVPYLGVFGACSTSMEGLALASFLVNYGGAKYCLTGASSHNAAVEKQFRYPTEYGGQKPPTAQWTVTGAGVGLVSSVGIGPHVTSATIGKVINMGLADPFNMGGAMAPAAVDTIEAHFKDTGRDPSYYDLIATGDLGQIGREVSLELLREKGLQITDAQYQDCGLMIYDEGQPVLAGGSGAGCSAVVLYGHLLNEMKKGTYKRILLVATGALLSPVSFQQKESIPCIAHAVSIEMGMGGVS
- the spoVAE gene encoding stage V sporulation protein AE, which encodes MLLSFFWAFVVGGLICVIGQIMFDVFKLTPAHTLSTLVVAGAVMDGLGLYEPFIAFAGAGATVPITSFGNSLVHGALEEAEKHGLVGVLTGMFEVTSSGISAAIVFGFIGALLFKPKG